In a single window of the Paenibacillus sp. MMS20-IR301 genome:
- a CDS encoding YcxB family protein, translated as MEKISFHYGKHIGAVARAVYFNSWKSILSIAAQAAFAAVCLILYLQNESMILLGISITLVLTIAMSIATRTLLLPRILAADTRYNKEFDYLFDTDGINFDPEKSQAIMKWGSFTQVWENKAYYLLFHGHSEYWFIAKQSFTDTTQENKFRAYAAAHRKISTGIIR; from the coding sequence ATGGAGAAAATCAGCTTTCATTACGGAAAACATATTGGGGCGGTCGCACGGGCCGTATACTTCAATTCGTGGAAATCCATACTGTCAATTGCGGCTCAAGCAGCGTTCGCAGCGGTGTGTCTGATTCTGTATCTGCAAAATGAGTCGATGATTCTGCTCGGCATATCAATCACGCTAGTGCTTACCATAGCCATGTCGATTGCTACACGGACGTTATTGTTACCGCGTATCCTTGCGGCAGATACAAGATACAATAAAGAGTTTGACTATCTGTTTGATACAGACGGGATTAATTTCGATCCGGAAAAATCACAGGCCATCATGAAATGGGGCTCCTTCACCCAGGTATGGGAGAACAAAGCTTATTATCTGCTGTTCCATGGACACAGCGAATACTGGTTCATTGCCAAACAGTCGTTCACGGATACAACGCAGGAGAACAAATTCAGAGCTTATGCCGCAGCCCACCGGAAGATTAGTACGGGTATTATCCGCTGA
- a CDS encoding SDR family NAD(P)-dependent oxidoreductase, with protein MKTALITGATRGIGRSIATELGRCGYQVAVNGLHSESIKQVVEDIRGTGGFAEGFCANVADPAAVTVMMDEVAGKLGSLDILIHNAGILHDRRCESMTDLEWQSVLDVHLNGAFYCIRRALAHLNYGGDIMLMTSTAGLAGSPGQVNYSAAKAGLLGMVWTLADELKPRRVRVNGIAPAAITDMTRPVIEHLTEKYAERNEPFPEAWSLGEADDVARFVRALLNYKDPELTGQVFGINGQQITPWDKPRPRAAVTSAPEDFFELRKQRRERGADAYF; from the coding sequence ATGAAGACGGCATTGATAACCGGGGCAACCCGGGGGATTGGGCGCAGTATAGCTACAGAGCTGGGGCGCTGCGGATATCAGGTCGCCGTTAATGGTTTACATAGTGAGAGTATTAAGCAAGTAGTCGAGGACATCCGGGGGACAGGCGGCTTCGCGGAGGGATTCTGTGCCAATGTTGCCGATCCCGCTGCCGTTACGGTGATGATGGACGAAGTGGCCGGGAAGCTGGGTTCCCTGGATATTCTAATTCATAACGCCGGCATTCTTCATGACCGCAGATGTGAGTCCATGACGGATCTGGAGTGGCAGTCCGTTCTGGACGTTCATTTAAATGGAGCGTTCTACTGCATCCGGCGTGCATTAGCTCATCTGAACTACGGAGGCGACATAATGCTGATGACCTCAACCGCAGGGCTAGCCGGCTCGCCGGGGCAGGTCAATTACAGTGCGGCCAAGGCCGGACTTCTCGGGATGGTATGGACGCTTGCCGATGAACTGAAGCCCAGAAGAGTCAGGGTTAACGGCATTGCTCCTGCTGCCATAACCGATATGACCCGGCCGGTGATTGAACATTTGACAGAAAAATATGCCGAGCGTAATGAGCCGTTTCCTGAGGCATGGAGCTTGGGTGAAGCGGACGATGTGGCCCGGTTCGTGCGTGCGCTTCTGAATTACAAGGACCCGGAGCTGACGGGGCAGGTGTTCGGTATCAACGGACAGCAGATTACACCTTGGGATAAGCCACGGCCGCGTGCGGCAGTTACTTCTGCGCCGGAAGATTTTTTCGAATTAAGGAAACAGCGGAGGGAGCGCGGGGCAGATGCTTACTTTTGA
- a CDS encoding ATP-binding cassette domain-containing protein codes for MGYELTDVSVNLNGEEILQSVSCTLKEKKWISVIGHTGAGKSTFAQVIKGLVPCYKGEYTHDREPLPRDSKGNIKSVPQIGYVFQYPEQQLFATTVYKELAFGLTVKGESPGKVEAAVKTVMKQLGLPADLLHEKPFQLSGGLKRLVAVASVLIMEPELLILDEPTAGLDPVHRTALLRQLKAWQREKNRTVLLISHQLEEVADYSDEVMIFQKGRLLAHLEANELFLKHAALMEQAGLPLPEPVQLLRLIEEISGRKLQPASCREEDIMQLVRNVWQSRGFHHEG; via the coding sequence ATGGGCTACGAGTTAACTGACGTAAGTGTAAACTTGAATGGGGAAGAGATCCTTCAATCCGTAAGCTGCACGCTTAAGGAGAAGAAATGGATTTCGGTAATCGGCCATACCGGGGCAGGGAAATCCACCTTTGCCCAAGTAATAAAGGGACTGGTTCCTTGCTACAAAGGCGAATATACGCATGACCGCGAGCCTCTGCCCAGGGACAGTAAAGGGAATATAAAGTCTGTCCCGCAGATCGGTTATGTGTTTCAATATCCGGAGCAGCAGCTTTTTGCAACGACGGTTTATAAGGAGCTTGCTTTTGGTCTCACTGTGAAGGGGGAATCTCCAGGGAAAGTGGAAGCAGCCGTCAAGACGGTTATGAAGCAGCTGGGACTCCCGGCAGATCTTCTCCACGAGAAGCCGTTCCAGCTTAGCGGGGGGCTGAAGCGGCTTGTCGCTGTCGCTTCCGTGCTGATTATGGAGCCGGAGCTGCTTATTCTGGATGAACCGACCGCCGGACTGGATCCCGTGCACAGGACAGCGCTGCTGAGGCAGCTCAAGGCATGGCAGAGGGAGAAGAACCGGACAGTACTGCTCATCTCCCATCAGCTCGAGGAGGTTGCCGACTATTCGGACGAGGTGATGATCTTCCAGAAGGGACGCTTATTGGCCCATTTGGAGGCGAATGAACTGTTTCTGAAGCATGCAGCATTGATGGAGCAAGCCGGATTGCCTTTGCCCGAGCCTGTACAGCTCTTAAGATTGATTGAGGAAATTTCCGGACGGAAGCTTCAACCGGCAAGCTGCAGGGAAGAAGATATTATGCAGCTTGTGAGGAATGTCTGGCAGTCAAGAGGTTTTCATCATGAAGGATAA
- a CDS encoding ATP-binding cassette domain-containing protein, giving the protein MLTFDQVEYYYRSGNPVLRGLSFEIRQGEFISIIGGNGSGKSTLAKLMNGLLQPRDGQVMLDHWNTRNPDDLGKIREQAGLVFQNPDDQFITTSVLDEVIFGLENLRVLRADMAGRANQALQAVHMEDYAAALPHQLSGGQKQRVAVAAVVAMEPSIVIFDEATSMLDPQGRKDILDIMHTLHQQGKTIIQITHHMEEILYSDRVLLLSRGEIAFDGSPSALFSSVSITEHQLSPPFAVRLHQALGLKAPLRADWKETVSALWATS; this is encoded by the coding sequence ATGCTTACTTTTGATCAGGTCGAGTATTATTACCGGAGCGGAAATCCCGTTCTTCGCGGGTTAAGCTTCGAAATCCGCCAAGGCGAATTTATCTCCATCATTGGAGGGAACGGAAGCGGAAAGTCCACGCTCGCCAAGTTAATGAACGGGCTCCTGCAGCCCAGAGACGGACAGGTAATGCTGGACCATTGGAATACACGGAATCCCGATGACCTTGGGAAGATCCGGGAGCAGGCCGGACTGGTATTTCAAAATCCCGACGATCAGTTCATCACAACCTCCGTTCTGGATGAAGTGATATTCGGACTGGAGAATCTGCGCGTACTGAGAGCTGATATGGCCGGGCGGGCGAATCAGGCTCTGCAAGCGGTCCATATGGAAGATTATGCGGCAGCCCTGCCACATCAATTGTCGGGCGGACAGAAACAGCGGGTGGCGGTTGCGGCAGTTGTGGCAATGGAACCTTCGATTGTGATTTTTGATGAAGCAACCTCCATGCTCGATCCGCAGGGGAGAAAAGACATTCTGGATATCATGCATACCCTTCACCAGCAGGGCAAGACCATCATTCAGATCACGCATCATATGGAAGAGATTCTTTACTCTGACCGTGTTCTGCTTCTGAGCAGAGGGGAAATTGCTTTCGACGGATCACCCTCGGCTTTGTTTAGCAGCGTATCCATTACAGAGCATCAGCTCTCGCCCCCTTTTGCGGTAAGACTGCATCAAGCACTTGGATTGAAAGCTCCCCTGCGTGCGGACTGGAAGGAGACGGTGTCTGCCTTATGGGCTACGAGTTAA
- a CDS encoding thiolase family protein, which produces MKETVLVMARRTPVGKIGGQLSTLEPEQLLAPLIRLLVTEAQLPPEWIDDVIIGNVVGPGGNIARKSVLEAGLPVTVPGVTVDRQCGSGLEAIIMAARLIQSGAGEIYLAGGAESVSRAPWRMLRPGTLAGTPTLYTRAPFTPLAYGDPDMGPAAENVAAKYGITREAQDLYALESHLKAVRAQSTGRYVPELVPLEVNGLQIAEDECPRPDTSLGKLRSLPPVFAEDGTVTAGNACPINDGAALVLMMSREKCEQLNLTPVLRFVDSQAAGVDPRYPGIGPVPAVRKLLSRQGLTIGDVDIIEFNEAFAAQVLASLQELQLPADKVNPGGGALALGHPYGASGAILMTRLYSEMLQAPYKRGIATLGIGGGMGLAVLVEAARR; this is translated from the coding sequence ATCAAAGAGACCGTGCTGGTTATGGCCAGACGCACACCTGTCGGTAAAATCGGCGGACAGCTAAGCACGCTTGAACCGGAGCAGCTGCTTGCCCCGCTGATCCGCCTCCTCGTTACAGAAGCCCAGCTGCCGCCGGAATGGATTGATGATGTCATTATCGGCAATGTAGTGGGGCCTGGCGGGAATATTGCCCGTAAGTCTGTGCTTGAAGCAGGATTGCCGGTTACAGTTCCGGGAGTCACAGTCGACCGTCAATGCGGTTCAGGGCTTGAAGCCATCATCATGGCGGCCCGCCTCATTCAAAGCGGTGCAGGAGAGATATACCTGGCAGGCGGAGCCGAAAGTGTAAGCCGGGCGCCTTGGCGGATGCTCAGGCCCGGCACGCTGGCAGGGACGCCAACCTTATATACACGCGCACCGTTTACACCCCTTGCTTACGGAGATCCTGACATGGGGCCTGCTGCAGAGAATGTGGCGGCTAAATACGGGATTACCCGTGAAGCGCAGGATCTATATGCGCTGGAGAGCCATCTTAAAGCCGTCCGGGCACAAAGTACAGGCAGATATGTACCGGAGCTTGTACCGCTTGAGGTTAACGGATTACAGATTGCAGAGGATGAATGTCCGCGACCGGATACAAGCCTGGGGAAGCTGCGCAGCCTGCCGCCTGTGTTTGCGGAGGATGGCACTGTGACCGCCGGGAATGCCTGTCCTATCAATGATGGCGCCGCTCTGGTGCTCATGATGTCCCGTGAAAAATGCGAACAGCTTAACCTGACTCCCGTCCTCCGTTTTGTTGACTCTCAGGCTGCCGGAGTGGACCCCCGTTATCCGGGGATCGGACCGGTTCCGGCGGTGCGGAAACTGTTAAGCCGCCAGGGGCTGACCATCGGAGATGTGGATATCATTGAGTTTAATGAAGCTTTTGCCGCACAGGTATTGGCATCACTGCAGGAGCTTCAGCTTCCGGCGGATAAGGTTAATCCCGGCGGAGGCGCGTTAGCACTGGGTCATCCTTACGGGGCATCCGGTGCGATCCTTATGACGCGTCTGTATTCGGAGATGCTGCAAGCCCCCTACAAACGGGGTATAGCTACACTTGGTATTGGCGGCGGGATGGGGCTGGCCGTTCTGGTGGAGGCGGCTAGACGCTAA
- a CDS encoding biotin--[acetyl-CoA-carboxylase] ligase: MTVKEQILSLLGSNKGGYISGEEIAGQLSVTRSAVWKAIKSLQTDGYSIQAVTNKGYSLSPLTDILSAGAISKHLKPQSHQLRLKVYKTIPSTNEAVKMLAANGEAEGKVILSEEQTAGRGRNGRPFFSPRGTGIYMSILLRPKLSAAESILLTTSAAAAVALAIESVSGKDTQIKWVNDVFMDGKKVCGILTEASLSLENGLLDYAVLGIGINVALPAGGFPDGLSGIAASVFSESNHYDDLRCRLAAEVLNHFMEYYAHLTDRPFLSEYRQRILSLGKPVMVMKDNNQRGATAIDIDNDCRLKVRYENGDEEYLSSGEVSITV, from the coding sequence ATGACAGTTAAAGAACAAATTCTTTCCTTGCTGGGCAGCAACAAAGGCGGGTATATATCGGGCGAGGAGATTGCAGGGCAGTTATCCGTAACCCGCAGCGCAGTCTGGAAAGCCATCAAATCGCTGCAGACGGACGGTTATTCCATACAGGCTGTTACCAACAAAGGGTATTCCTTATCCCCTCTGACGGATATTTTGTCTGCCGGCGCGATTTCGAAACACCTGAAACCACAGAGTCATCAGCTGCGCCTTAAGGTTTACAAGACTATACCTTCAACGAACGAAGCTGTAAAAATGCTGGCCGCAAATGGAGAGGCTGAAGGGAAAGTGATCCTCTCGGAAGAGCAGACTGCCGGCCGCGGAAGAAATGGCCGGCCCTTCTTTTCCCCGCGGGGAACGGGCATCTATATGAGCATCCTGCTGCGCCCCAAGCTATCTGCGGCAGAATCCATTCTGCTGACAACCTCCGCTGCAGCCGCCGTTGCCCTGGCCATCGAGAGCGTATCCGGCAAAGACACGCAGATTAAATGGGTCAATGACGTATTCATGGATGGCAAAAAGGTGTGCGGAATTCTCACCGAAGCTTCCCTTTCACTAGAGAATGGCTTGCTGGATTATGCCGTTCTCGGCATTGGCATCAATGTAGCCCTGCCGGCAGGCGGCTTTCCTGACGGGCTTAGCGGGATTGCAGCATCTGTATTTTCCGAAAGCAATCATTATGACGATCTCCGCTGCCGGTTAGCTGCAGAAGTGCTGAATCATTTCATGGAATATTATGCGCATCTAACGGACAGGCCGTTTCTCTCCGAATATAGACAACGGATCCTTTCCCTTGGCAAACCTGTAATGGTGATGAAGGATAATAATCAGCGCGGGGCGACAGCCATTGACATTGATAACGACTGCCGTCTGAAGGTCAGATATGAGAATGGTGACGAGGAGTATCTTTCAAGCGGGGAAGTCAGCATTACCGTCTAG
- a CDS encoding biotin transporter BioY: MKTKELVYAALFAALIAVLGMIPPLPLGFIPVPVTAQTLGVMLAGCFLGRRMGTLSLAVFIILIALGLPVLTGGRGGLAVLVGPSAGYIFSWLAAAGFIGWYSEKIWRRVSIWKLIAANLVFGVLLVNLIGAPVMALITDTPVWTGLIGALAFLPGDIIKAVIAAVITMQLKEISPIEEKTGV; this comes from the coding sequence TTGAAGACAAAAGAACTTGTGTATGCCGCATTATTCGCAGCGCTCATTGCGGTGCTGGGCATGATTCCGCCTTTGCCTCTTGGCTTCATTCCTGTTCCGGTCACTGCCCAGACGCTTGGTGTCATGCTGGCCGGATGTTTTCTGGGCAGACGGATGGGTACCCTTAGCCTGGCTGTTTTTATCATTCTCATAGCCCTCGGATTGCCGGTGCTGACCGGCGGGCGCGGCGGACTGGCGGTGCTCGTTGGGCCGTCTGCGGGATACATATTCAGCTGGCTGGCCGCGGCAGGCTTCATCGGCTGGTACTCCGAGAAAATCTGGCGGAGGGTTTCCATCTGGAAGCTGATAGCTGCTAATTTGGTCTTCGGCGTACTGCTGGTCAATCTGATTGGTGCGCCTGTCATGGCCTTAATTACAGACACACCGGTCTGGACCGGACTGATCGGGGCTTTAGCTTTTCTTCCCGGAGATATAATTAAAGCGGTTATTGCGGCCGTCATAACAATGCAGCTGAAAGAAATCAGCCCCATTGAAGAAAAAACGGGGGTGTGA
- a CDS encoding GNAT family protein: MYLNNGNLVIRDAAAGDAQLLCKWWNDGAIMAHAGFPRGIGTTEQEVRSKLQSSAGDKRQGRLILEIDAIPVGEMSYRATAEHTAEIGIKICDSSAQNKGAGTRFLTLLIRHLFEELGYLRIILDTNLKNTRAQHVYETIGFRQTAVHYNSWKDQLGVWQSSIDYELAAEGWVNHF, translated from the coding sequence ATGTATTTGAATAATGGAAATTTAGTCATCCGGGATGCGGCAGCGGGTGATGCACAGCTGCTGTGCAAATGGTGGAACGATGGAGCCATAATGGCCCACGCCGGTTTTCCGCGCGGAATAGGCACTACTGAACAAGAGGTGCGAAGCAAACTGCAGAGCAGTGCAGGTGATAAGCGGCAGGGCCGCCTGATCCTGGAGATCGATGCCATACCTGTCGGGGAGATGAGCTACCGGGCGACTGCTGAGCATACAGCAGAGATCGGGATTAAGATTTGTGACTCAAGTGCCCAGAACAAAGGTGCCGGGACCCGTTTTTTAACACTGCTGATCCGCCATTTGTTTGAGGAGCTGGGTTATCTGAGAATTATACTCGATACCAACCTCAAGAATACCAGGGCACAGCATGTATATGAGACAATCGGCTTCCGCCAGACAGCCGTGCACTATAATTCCTGGAAGGACCAGTTGGGCGTATGGCAATCCTCGATTGATTACGAGCTGGCGGCAGAAGGCTGGGTTAATCATTTCTGA
- a CDS encoding ABC-F family ATP-binding cassette domain-containing protein has translation MSILNVEKLSHGFGDRAIFTDVSFRLLKGEHIGLIGANGEGKSTFMNIITGKLQPDEGKVEWAKRMRAGYLDQHAVLQKGQTMRDVLRGAFQYLFDMEQEMNDMYGRMGDVTPEELEQLLEDVGTIQDMLTSQDFYLIDAKIDETARGLGLTDIGLDKDVNDLSGGQRTKVLLAKLLLEKPDILLLDEPTNYLDEQHIVWLKRYLQEYENAFILISHDIPFLNSVINLIYHMENQSLSRYVGDYEYFQQVYEAKKSQLESAFKRQQQEIADLKDFVARNKASVATRNMAMSRQKKLDKMEVIEIAKEKPKPQFNFKQGRTSGKVIFETKDLVIGYDSPLSRPLDLSMERGQKIALVGANGIGKTTLLRSILGQIQALSGSVRLGDLLEIGYFEQEMKESNYNTCIEEIWNEFPSFTQFEIRAALAKCGLTTKHIESKIAVLSGGEKAKVRLCKLINRETNLLVLDEPTNHLDVDAKDELQRALKAYKGSILLISHEPEFYRDIVTDTWNCESWTTKVF, from the coding sequence ATGAGTATATTAAATGTAGAAAAGCTAAGCCACGGTTTCGGCGACCGGGCGATCTTCACGGATGTATCCTTCCGCCTGCTGAAGGGCGAGCATATTGGTCTGATCGGTGCGAATGGTGAAGGTAAATCGACCTTCATGAATATCATTACAGGCAAGCTGCAGCCGGACGAAGGCAAAGTGGAATGGGCAAAGCGTATGCGCGCCGGTTATCTGGATCAGCACGCCGTGCTGCAGAAGGGACAAACGATGCGTGATGTGCTGCGCGGGGCATTCCAGTATCTGTTCGATATGGAACAGGAAATGAACGATATGTACGGCAGAATGGGCGATGTGACACCGGAAGAGCTGGAGCAGCTGCTCGAGGATGTCGGAACGATTCAGGATATGCTGACCAGCCAGGACTTCTATTTGATCGATGCCAAAATCGACGAAACCGCCCGTGGTCTAGGCCTCACTGATATTGGTCTTGACAAGGATGTTAATGATCTCAGCGGCGGTCAACGGACCAAGGTGCTGCTGGCTAAGCTGCTGCTGGAGAAACCGGATATTCTGCTCCTCGATGAGCCTACGAACTATCTGGATGAACAGCATATTGTCTGGCTGAAGCGCTATTTGCAGGAATATGAGAATGCCTTCATTCTGATCTCCCATGACATTCCGTTCCTGAATAGTGTAATCAACCTGATCTATCATATGGAAAATCAGTCGCTGTCGCGTTATGTAGGCGATTACGAGTATTTCCAGCAGGTCTATGAAGCGAAGAAATCGCAGCTGGAATCCGCATTCAAGCGCCAGCAGCAGGAAATTGCAGACCTGAAGGATTTCGTCGCCCGCAATAAGGCAAGCGTAGCGACCCGGAATATGGCTATGTCACGCCAGAAGAAGCTGGACAAGATGGAAGTGATCGAGATTGCCAAGGAGAAGCCGAAGCCGCAGTTTAACTTCAAGCAGGGGCGGACCTCCGGCAAGGTGATTTTTGAGACCAAGGATCTGGTGATCGGTTATGACTCACCGCTGTCGCGCCCGCTGGACCTAAGTATGGAGCGCGGACAGAAGATTGCCCTCGTCGGTGCGAACGGTATCGGGAAAACAACGCTGCTGCGCAGCATTCTCGGCCAGATTCAGGCGCTTTCCGGCTCAGTCCGGCTTGGCGATCTGCTGGAAATCGGCTATTTCGAGCAGGAAATGAAGGAATCGAATTATAACACCTGTATTGAAGAGATTTGGAACGAGTTCCCTTCCTTCACCCAGTTCGAAATCCGGGCAGCGCTGGCCAAGTGCGGCCTGACGACCAAGCATATCGAGAGTAAAATTGCGGTGCTCAGCGGCGGCGAGAAGGCCAAAGTCCGGCTGTGCAAGCTGATTAACCGCGAGACGAACCTGCTTGTACTCGACGAGCCGACAAACCATTTGGACGTAGATGCGAAGGATGAGCTGCAGCGTGCACTCAAAGCGTACAAAGGCAGCATCCTGCTGATTTCCCATGAACCGGAATTCTACCGCGATATCGTGACTGATACCTGGAACTGCGAATCATGGACAACCAAAGTATTCTAA
- a CDS encoding AMP-binding protein yields the protein MNLVQHIFERGQAASSRIAISDGREERSYAQLMRLVQQVANGLRHGGHIKRNIAIVSGNRMEFAEFVLGAIYAGCVPVLLDPKWHPEELDRVIRQCEPGLIVGEARFAADFTERYREIQQLYFGGEQRTGSYSSWLAEFGPDAAAEESPGLLFIGYTSGTTGLPKGYMRTHRSWLTSFEATEKAFRLNGMKHVLAPGPFVHSLSLFAMMQSLYSMATFHLLPAFDAESVLNLCSHEPDMVLFVVPAMIDAMVRQAAAATDPVSIQAIISSGGKWPVTLIQRCRELFQETKLYEYYGSSEASYISYLEMTGEAEADSLGKPFDGVQISIRDAQFRELPPGMIGELYIRSEMMFTGYHLLPEETANVFRGDWLRTGDYMFFDHNGHLHLAGRAGNMIKSGGHKVFPEEVEAVLIRIPAIRGVMVFGKPDERWGEQVTAAVEWNGEQRLTLEQIRNYCRPYLAGYKLPRQLVTVEQFIYTSSGKIARQRMMDIVGDGMK from the coding sequence ATGAACCTGGTACAGCACATTTTCGAACGTGGACAGGCCGCCTCTTCCCGCATTGCGATCTCGGACGGGCGGGAAGAACGCTCCTACGCCCAGCTCATGAGGCTTGTGCAGCAGGTTGCAAACGGATTGCGTCATGGCGGACATATCAAGCGGAATATTGCAATTGTATCCGGTAACCGTATGGAATTCGCCGAGTTTGTTCTCGGCGCTATCTATGCAGGATGCGTTCCCGTGCTGCTGGACCCTAAATGGCATCCCGAAGAACTGGACAGGGTTATCCGGCAGTGTGAGCCCGGACTGATCGTTGGTGAAGCGCGTTTTGCGGCTGATTTCACAGAACGTTATAGAGAAATTCAGCAGCTATACTTCGGCGGGGAGCAGAGAACCGGCAGCTACAGCTCCTGGCTGGCCGAATTCGGACCGGATGCCGCTGCAGAGGAGAGCCCCGGGCTGCTGTTCATCGGATACACTTCAGGCACAACCGGTCTTCCCAAAGGGTACATGCGGACTCACCGGTCCTGGTTAACCAGCTTTGAAGCGACGGAGAAGGCATTCAGGCTGAACGGTATGAAGCATGTACTTGCGCCCGGGCCGTTCGTACATTCCCTGTCGCTGTTCGCCATGATGCAATCCTTGTATAGTATGGCGACTTTTCATCTGCTTCCGGCATTCGATGCTGAGAGCGTATTGAACCTCTGCTCCCATGAACCTGATATGGTCCTGTTCGTTGTGCCTGCGATGATTGACGCAATGGTCCGTCAGGCCGCTGCGGCCACGGACCCGGTATCAATACAGGCCATAATCAGCTCTGGAGGCAAGTGGCCAGTGACATTGATACAAAGATGCCGTGAACTGTTCCAGGAGACGAAGCTCTATGAGTATTACGGCTCCTCGGAGGCCAGCTACATCAGCTATCTTGAAATGACCGGGGAGGCGGAGGCGGATTCCTTAGGCAAACCGTTCGACGGCGTGCAGATTTCCATTCGCGATGCGCAGTTTCGTGAGCTGCCTCCAGGTATGATTGGTGAGCTGTATATCCGTAGCGAAATGATGTTCACCGGGTATCACCTGCTGCCTGAAGAGACGGCAAACGTGTTTCGCGGGGACTGGCTGCGTACGGGCGACTACATGTTCTTTGATCATAACGGGCATCTGCACTTGGCTGGCCGTGCCGGCAACATGATCAAAAGCGGGGGACACAAGGTGTTCCCCGAAGAAGTGGAGGCGGTGCTGATCCGCATTCCGGCCATCCGCGGGGTTATGGTATTCGGAAAGCCGGATGAGCGGTGGGGAGAGCAGGTGACGGCAGCGGTTGAATGGAACGGAGAACAGCGGCTTACTCTGGAGCAGATCAGGAATTACTGCCGTCCATATCTTGCAGGTTATAAGCTGCCCAGGCAGCTCGTTACTGTGGAACAGTTCATCTATACCAGCAGCGGAAAAATTGCACGCCAGCGGATGATGGACATTGTGGGAGATGGGATGAAATGA
- a CDS encoding iron chaperone — translation MDVFEEYLAKIDNPVHRAELEEVLAWVLEQFPDLAPRIAWNQPMFTHHGTYIIGFSVAKPHMAVAPEKAGMDHFADKLKLAGLDHTKLLIRMKWSNPVNYGLLREIIEYNIADKADCTTFWRA, via the coding sequence ATGGACGTCTTTGAAGAGTATTTGGCAAAAATCGATAACCCGGTTCACCGGGCAGAACTGGAAGAGGTTCTCGCCTGGGTTCTGGAGCAATTTCCTGATTTAGCACCGCGAATTGCCTGGAATCAGCCAATGTTCACCCATCATGGAACCTATATTATCGGCTTCAGTGTAGCCAAACCGCATATGGCCGTGGCACCCGAGAAGGCAGGCATGGATCATTTTGCAGACAAATTAAAGCTGGCAGGCCTCGATCACACCAAGCTGCTGATCCGGATGAAATGGAGTAACCCGGTGAATTACGGGCTGCTCAGAGAAATCATCGAGTACAATATTGCCGATAAAGCTGACTGTACTACGTTCTGGCGGGCGTAA
- a CDS encoding energy-coupling factor transporter transmembrane protein EcfT, translating to MKDNILLGQYIPSASVLHRLDPRTKLLSMLTFTISSLFINNYGGYAAATVFAGGQLLLSRIPVRKFLSGLKPVVLILSFTFAYHLFNTSGVPLWPGSAVKVTEAGIEKGLFIVWRILLLVSLASLLTLTTRPLDLAKGLEQLCKPLSRRGVPVEATALMLVIAIRFIPTIIQELDRIMLAQRARGYDIIALKGHKRMFAYLSLVVPLLITTVQRAEQLAMTIDARAYGTGRGRTSYRELILSRMDYTAGGVTLSYMLLLLYLQNAHVI from the coding sequence ATGAAGGATAACATCCTGCTGGGCCAGTATATCCCTTCAGCTTCAGTACTTCACCGGCTAGACCCCCGCACCAAGCTGTTAAGCATGCTAACCTTTACAATCAGCTCTCTTTTCATCAATAATTATGGCGGATATGCTGCAGCTACTGTCTTTGCGGGAGGCCAGCTGCTGTTGTCCCGGATTCCGGTACGGAAATTTCTTAGCGGATTAAAGCCGGTTGTGCTCATCTTGTCCTTTACTTTTGCTTACCATCTCTTCAATACCAGCGGAGTACCGCTCTGGCCGGGTTCGGCCGTTAAAGTGACAGAAGCAGGCATAGAGAAGGGTCTCTTCATTGTCTGGCGTATTCTCTTGCTCGTGTCGCTTGCATCGCTCCTAACCTTGACGACGAGGCCGCTGGATCTGGCAAAAGGCCTGGAACAACTGTGCAAGCCGCTATCCCGCCGGGGCGTTCCGGTTGAGGCTACTGCATTAATGCTTGTGATTGCAATCCGCTTCATCCCCACAATTATTCAAGAGCTGGACCGCATTATGCTGGCGCAAAGAGCCAGAGGGTATGACATAATAGCGCTCAAAGGCCATAAGCGGATGTTTGCCTATTTGTCATTGGTGGTTCCTCTGCTAATTACAACGGTTCAACGGGCAGAGCAGCTGGCCATGACGATCGATGCAAGAGCCTATGGGACTGGAAGGGGCCGCACTTCTTATAGAGAGCTAATATTATCACGAATGGATTATACCGCCGGGGGAGTCACGCTTTCTTACATGCTGCTGCTTCTGTACCTGCAGAATGCCCATGTAATTTGA